One region of Pseudomonas alvandae genomic DNA includes:
- the dapE gene encoding succinyl-diaminopimelate desuccinylase: MTAHADLSPTLQLACDLIRRPSVTPADADCQKLMMQRLGDAGFKLEPMRIEDVDNFWASHGKQDGPVLCFAGHTDVVPTGPVQAWQLDPFDAVIDEHGMLCGRGAADMKGSLAAMVVAAERFVADYPDHKGSLTFLITSDEEGPAHHGTKAVVERLKARQERLDWCIVGEPSSTTLVGDVVKNGRRGSLGAKLTVRGKQGHVAYPHLAKNPIHLAAPALAELAAEHWDHGNDFFPPTSFQISNLNSGTGATNVIPGDLVAVFNFRFSTESTVEGLQQRVAAILDKHQLDWHIDWALSGLPFLTEPGALLDAVSSSIKDVTGRETKASTSGGTSDGRFIATMGTQVVELGPVNATIHQVNERVLAADLEVLTEIYYKTLIKLLA, encoded by the coding sequence ATGACGGCCCACGCCGACCTCTCGCCGACCCTGCAACTCGCCTGCGACCTGATCCGCCGCCCGTCCGTGACGCCGGCCGACGCCGATTGCCAGAAACTGATGATGCAGCGCCTGGGCGACGCCGGTTTCAAACTGGAGCCGATGCGCATCGAGGATGTGGATAACTTCTGGGCCAGCCATGGCAAGCAGGACGGTCCGGTGTTGTGCTTCGCCGGTCACACTGACGTGGTGCCGACCGGCCCGGTGCAGGCTTGGCAACTCGACCCGTTCGATGCGGTCATCGACGAACACGGCATGCTTTGCGGTCGCGGCGCGGCGGACATGAAAGGCAGCCTCGCGGCAATGGTTGTCGCGGCCGAACGGTTCGTCGCCGACTACCCGGACCACAAGGGCTCGCTGACCTTCCTGATCACCAGCGATGAAGAAGGCCCGGCCCACCATGGCACCAAGGCCGTGGTCGAACGCCTCAAGGCCCGCCAGGAGCGCTTGGACTGGTGCATCGTCGGCGAGCCGTCGAGCACCACGCTGGTGGGCGATGTGGTCAAGAATGGTCGCCGTGGTTCACTCGGCGCGAAGCTGACCGTGCGCGGCAAGCAAGGCCACGTGGCTTATCCACACCTGGCGAAGAACCCGATCCACCTGGCCGCGCCAGCCCTGGCAGAACTGGCCGCCGAGCATTGGGACCATGGCAACGACTTCTTCCCGCCGACCAGTTTCCAGATCTCCAACCTCAATTCCGGCACCGGCGCGACCAACGTGATCCCCGGTGACCTGGTGGCGGTGTTCAACTTCCGCTTCTCCACCGAATCCACCGTCGAAGGCCTGCAACAGCGCGTCGCCGCCATCCTCGACAAGCATCAACTGGACTGGCACATCGACTGGGCCTTGTCCGGCCTGCCGTTCCTCACTGAGCCGGGTGCCTTGCTGGACGCCGTGTCATCGAGCATCAAGGACGTGACGGGCCGCGAGACCAAAGCCTCCACCAGCGGCGGCACTTCAGATGGTCGTTTCATCGCCACCATGGGCACGCAGGTCGTGGAGCTGGGGCCGGTCAACGCGACCATCCACCAGGTCAACGAACGCGTGCTGGCGGCCGATCTCGAAGTGCTGACCGAGATCTACTACAAGACGCTGATCAAGTTGCTCGCCTGA
- a CDS encoding putative RNA methyltransferase — translation MLACPICSEPLNAVDNGVVCPAGHRFDRARQGYLNLLPVQHKNSRDPGDNQAMVEARRDFLNAGHYAPVARRLAELAAERAPGRWVDIGCGEGYYTAQIAEALPNADGYALDISREAIKRACKRNPQLTWLIASMARVPLADGCCQFLASVFSPLDWQEAKRLLSPGGGLMKVGPTAGHLMELRERLYDEVREYTDDKHLALVPPGMVLDHSETLEFRLTLDNGQDRANLLAMTPHGWRASAERRAGVIEQAEPFEVAVSMRYDYFILQ, via the coding sequence ATGCTCGCTTGCCCGATCTGCAGTGAGCCGCTGAACGCGGTGGACAACGGCGTGGTGTGCCCCGCCGGACATCGCTTCGACCGTGCGCGGCAGGGTTACCTGAACCTGCTGCCGGTGCAGCACAAGAACAGCCGCGACCCCGGCGACAACCAGGCAATGGTCGAAGCTCGCCGCGACTTTCTCAATGCCGGCCACTACGCCCCGGTCGCCCGGCGCCTGGCCGAACTGGCCGCCGAACGCGCGCCTGGGCGCTGGGTCGACATCGGTTGCGGCGAAGGCTACTACACCGCGCAAATCGCCGAAGCGTTGCCCAATGCCGATGGCTACGCCCTCGACATTTCCCGTGAAGCTATCAAACGGGCCTGCAAGCGCAACCCGCAGCTGACCTGGTTGATCGCCAGCATGGCCCGGGTGCCGTTGGCGGACGGCTGCTGCCAGTTCCTCGCCAGCGTGTTCAGCCCATTGGATTGGCAGGAGGCCAAGCGCCTGCTCAGCCCCGGCGGCGGCCTGATGAAAGTCGGCCCTACCGCCGGCCACCTGATGGAGTTGCGCGAGCGCCTGTACGACGAAGTCCGCGAATACACCGACGACAAGCACCTGGCCCTGGTACCGCCGGGCATGGTGCTGGATCACAGCGAAACCCTCGAATTCAGACTGACGCTCGATAATGGGCAGGACCGTGCCAACCTGCTGGCGATGACGCCGCACGGCTGGCGCGCCAGTGCCGAACGCCGCGCCGGCGTGATCGAGCAGGCCGAGCCGTTCGAAGTCGCGGTGTCGATGCGCTACGATTATTTCATTCTTCAATAA
- a CDS encoding cold-shock protein translates to MAARETGNVKWFNDAKGYGFIQREGGADVFVHYRAIRGEGHRSLTEGQQVEYAVVEGQKGLQAEDVVGL, encoded by the coding sequence ATGGCAGCACGCGAAACCGGCAATGTGAAGTGGTTCAACGACGCCAAGGGCTACGGCTTCATCCAGCGTGAAGGCGGCGCGGATGTGTTCGTGCATTACCGCGCGATCCGTGGCGAAGGCCACCGTTCACTGACCGAAGGCCAGCAGGTCGAGTACGCGGTCGTGGAAGGGCAGAAGGGCTTGCAGGCTGAGGATGTGGTGGGGTTGTAA
- the plsB gene encoding glycerol-3-phosphate 1-O-acyltransferase PlsB: MTRSPFRRLVFGTLRRLLYLWVRSETINQSSFTLNLDRSRPVFYVLQDPSLTDLAVLDTECTKAGLPRPVLPVSVGNLLEPAAFFYLTPAPDWLGRQDKRGAPPTLTRLVDVLTHNVAEDAQIIPVSVFWGQSPDSESSPWKLLFADSWAVTGRLRRLLSIMILGRKTRVQFSAPIHLRELIEHDKGHERTVRMAQRILRVHFRNLKAAVIGPDISHRRNLVKGLLNQPLVKQAIAEEAEREKISPEKAKAQALRYGNEIASDYTYTAIRFLEVVLSWFWNKIYDGIKVNHIEGVQNVAQGHEVIYVPCHRSHIDYLLLSYLLFRNGLTPPHIAAGINLNMPVIGSLLRRGGAFFMRRTFKGNPLYTAVFNEYLHTLFTKGFPVEYFVEGGRSRTGRMLQPKTGMLAITLRSFLRSSRMPIVFVPVYIGYERVLEGRTYLGELRGASKKKESIFDIFKVIGALKQRFGQVAVNFGEPIKLAEFLDGEQPDWRQQELGPQFKPAWLNATTNRLGERVARHLNEAAAINPVNLVALALLSTSRLALDDQAMARVLDLYLALLRKVPYSPHTTLPEGDGQALIEHVKGMDLLSEQSDALGKILYLDEQNAVLMTYYRNNVLHIFALPALLASFFQSSSRMSREQILRYTRALYPYLQSELFIRWSLEELDAVVDQWLEAFVEQGLLRFEKDLYLRPAPSSRHFVLLTLLSKSIAQTLQRFYMTVSLLLNSGQNSISAEELEDLCTVMAQRLSILHGLNAPEFFDKSLFRHFIQTMLDLDVLRRDEAGKLSYHELLGELAEGAAKRVLPAEIRLSIRQVALHRDEEVTETRNQP; encoded by the coding sequence ATGACCCGCTCCCCGTTCCGCCGTCTTGTGTTTGGCACCTTGCGCCGACTGCTGTATCTCTGGGTTCGCTCCGAGACGATCAACCAGTCGTCCTTTACCCTCAACCTCGACCGCAGTCGTCCCGTGTTCTACGTCCTGCAAGATCCTTCGCTCACCGATCTCGCGGTGCTCGACACCGAGTGCACCAAGGCCGGCCTGCCGCGCCCGGTGCTGCCGGTCTCGGTGGGCAACCTGCTGGAGCCGGCGGCATTCTTCTACCTGACGCCGGCACCGGACTGGCTCGGGCGCCAGGACAAGCGAGGAGCGCCGCCCACCCTGACGCGGCTGGTCGACGTGCTGACCCACAATGTCGCCGAAGATGCGCAGATCATTCCGGTCAGTGTGTTCTGGGGCCAGTCGCCCGACAGCGAATCCAGCCCCTGGAAGCTGTTGTTCGCCGACAGTTGGGCGGTCACCGGGCGCTTGCGTCGATTGCTGAGCATCATGATTCTCGGGCGCAAGACCCGCGTGCAGTTTTCCGCGCCGATCCACCTGCGCGAGCTGATCGAGCACGACAAGGGCCACGAACGCACCGTGCGCATGGCCCAGCGGATCCTGCGGGTGCACTTCCGCAACCTTAAAGCGGCGGTCATCGGTCCTGACATTTCCCACCGACGCAACCTGGTCAAGGGGCTGTTGAACCAGCCGCTGGTCAAGCAGGCCATTGCCGAAGAAGCCGAGCGGGAGAAAATTTCCCCGGAAAAAGCCAAGGCCCAGGCCCTGCGCTACGGCAACGAGATCGCCTCGGACTACACCTACACGGCCATCCGCTTCCTGGAAGTGGTGCTGAGCTGGTTCTGGAACAAGATCTACGACGGCATCAAGGTCAACCACATCGAAGGCGTGCAGAACGTCGCCCAGGGCCACGAAGTCATCTACGTGCCGTGCCACCGCAGTCACATCGACTACTTGCTGTTGTCGTACCTGCTGTTTCGCAACGGCCTGACGCCACCGCACATCGCCGCGGGCATCAACCTGAACATGCCGGTGATCGGCAGCCTGCTGCGCCGTGGCGGGGCGTTCTTCATGCGCCGTACGTTCAAGGGCAACCCGCTCTACACCGCCGTGTTCAACGAATACCTGCACACGCTGTTCACCAAGGGCTTCCCGGTGGAGTATTTCGTCGAAGGCGGCCGTTCGCGCACCGGGCGCATGCTGCAACCCAAGACTGGCATGCTCGCCATTACCCTGCGCAGCTTCCTGCGCTCGTCGCGCATGCCCATCGTGTTCGTGCCGGTGTACATCGGTTATGAGCGCGTGCTGGAAGGCCGCACCTACCTGGGCGAACTGCGCGGCGCGAGCAAGAAGAAAGAGTCGATCTTCGATATCTTCAAGGTCATCGGCGCCCTCAAGCAGCGCTTCGGCCAAGTGGCGGTGAACTTCGGCGAGCCGATCAAGCTGGCGGAATTCCTCGACGGCGAACAGCCCGATTGGCGCCAACAGGAACTGGGTCCGCAATTCAAACCAGCCTGGCTCAACGCAACCACCAACCGCCTCGGCGAACGCGTGGCGCGGCACCTGAACGAAGCCGCGGCCATCAACCCGGTCAACCTTGTCGCCCTGGCATTGCTGTCCACCAGCCGCCTGGCCCTGGACGACCAGGCCATGGCCCGAGTGCTGGACTTGTACCTCGCGTTGCTGCGCAAAGTGCCGTATTCACCGCATACCACGCTGCCTGAGGGCGACGGCCAGGCGTTGATCGAGCATGTCAAAGGCATGGACCTGCTGTCGGAACAGAGCGATGCCTTGGGCAAGATCCTGTACCTGGACGAGCAGAATGCGGTGCTGATGACCTACTACCGCAACAACGTGCTCCATATCTTCGCCCTGCCGGCGCTGCTGGCGAGCTTCTTCCAGAGCAGCTCGCGCATGAGCCGCGAGCAGATCCTGCGCTACACCCGGGCCTTGTACCCGTATCTGCAATCGGAATTGTTCATTCGCTGGTCGCTGGAAGAGTTGGACGCCGTGGTCGACCAATGGCTCGAAGCGTTCGTCGAGCAGGGCCTGCTGCGTTTCGAGAAAGACCTGTACCTGCGTCCTGCGCCCAGTTCAAGGCATTTCGTGCTGCTGACGCTGCTATCGAAGAGCATTGCCCAGACCCTGCAACGCTTCTACATGACCGTTTCGCTGCTGCTCAACAGCGGCCAGAACAGCATCAGCGCCGAAGAGCTGGAAGACCTCTGCACCGTCATGGCCCAGCGCCTGTCGATCCTGCACGGGCTGAACGCGCCGGAGTTCTTCGACAAGAGCCTGTTCCGCCACTTCATCCAGACGATGCTCGACCTCGACGTACTGCGCCGCGATGAAGCGGGCAAGCTAAGCTATCACGAGCTGCTCGGTGAACTGGCCGAAGGTGCGGCCAAGCGCGTGCTGCCGGCGGAGATTCGTTTGTCGATCCGCCAGGTGGCGTTGCATCGCGACGAAGAGGTGACTGAGACTCGCAACCAGCCCTGA
- a CDS encoding YbaY family lipoprotein has product MKRFALLASMAVLAACQSATPPSATVQTLDGEVFYLQRIALPPTATLTVSLQDVSLADAAAVVIDEQRGPVEGQVPLPFKLSYDPAQVKPGHRYAVSARIEVDGQLMFITTEQHAVQLDGKDPQPLKIRVNAAR; this is encoded by the coding sequence ATGAAAAGATTTGCTCTGCTTGCCTCCATGGCCGTACTGGCCGCTTGCCAATCGGCAACGCCACCCTCCGCAACCGTCCAAACCCTTGACGGTGAAGTATTCTATTTGCAGCGCATCGCCTTGCCGCCCACTGCAACCTTGACCGTGAGCCTGCAAGACGTTTCCCTGGCCGACGCTGCGGCGGTAGTGATCGACGAGCAACGTGGCCCGGTCGAAGGGCAGGTCCCATTACCGTTCAAGCTCAGTTATGATCCGGCACAGGTCAAGCCCGGTCATCGTTATGCCGTGAGCGCCCGCATCGAAGTGGACGGCCAGCTGATGTTCATCACCACAGAACAACATGCCGTGCAGCTCGATGGCAAAGATCCGCAGCCGTTGAAGATTCGCGTCAACGCCGCACGCTGA
- a CDS encoding DUF4197 domain-containing protein, translated as MLRSTLRFTGLCAGLLICANAMALSLGDLSQKDATGGLKDALTQGAQIAVKQLGKPGGFSNNPDVKIELPGKLGKVAGKMKAFGMGDQVDQLETSMNQAAEAAVVQAQPILVDAVKNMSVSDAKGILSGGNDSATQYLNKSSREQIRAKFLPIVKQATDKVGLAQKYNAFAGQAATLGVVDAKSANVENYVTEQALDGLFKMIGEQEATIRKNPAAAATSLAKKVFGTL; from the coding sequence ATGCTCCGCTCTACCCTTCGCTTCACCGGCCTGTGTGCCGGCCTGTTGATCTGCGCCAACGCCATGGCCTTGTCCCTGGGCGATCTGTCCCAGAAAGACGCCACGGGTGGCCTCAAGGATGCACTGACCCAAGGCGCCCAGATTGCCGTCAAGCAACTGGGCAAGCCGGGCGGTTTCAGCAACAACCCGGACGTGAAGATCGAGTTGCCAGGCAAGCTCGGCAAAGTCGCCGGCAAGATGAAAGCCTTCGGCATGGGTGACCAGGTGGATCAATTGGAAACCAGCATGAACCAGGCGGCCGAAGCCGCCGTAGTGCAGGCCCAGCCGATCCTGGTCGATGCCGTGAAGAACATGAGCGTGAGCGATGCCAAGGGCATCTTGAGCGGTGGCAACGATTCGGCCACGCAATACCTGAACAAGAGCAGCCGCGAACAGATTCGCGCCAAGTTCCTGCCTATCGTCAAGCAAGCCACCGACAAGGTCGGCCTGGCCCAGAAGTACAACGCCTTTGCCGGCCAGGCTGCGACGCTGGGTGTAGTGGACGCCAAGAGCGCCAACGTCGAGAACTACGTGACCGAGCAGGCGCTGGACGGCTTGTTCAAGATGATCGGCGAGCAGGAAGCCACCATTCGCAAGAACCCGGCGGCTGCGGCGACCAGTTTGGCGAAGAAAGTGTTCGGTACGCTCTAA
- a CDS encoding efflux RND transporter permease subunit, producing MGFNLSEWALRNRQIVLFLMLLLAIVGALSYTKLGQSEDPPFTFKAMVIRTIWPGATAEEVSRQVTERIEKKLMETGDYEKIVSFSRPGESQVTFAARDSMHSAQIPELWYQLRKKIGDIRHTLPPDVQGPFFNDEFGTTFGNIYALTGEGFDYAVLKDYADRIQLQLQRVKDVGKVELIGLQDEKIWIELSNVKLATLGLPLAAVQQALEEQNTVSTAGFFETGSERLQLRVSGNFQTVEEIRNFPIRVGDRTFRISDLADVRRGFNDPPAPRMRFMGEDAIGLAVAMKQGGDILILGKALEVDFARLQNSLPAGMQLHKVSDQPAAVKTGVGEFVQVLVEALTIVLLVSFFSLGLRTGMVVALAIPLVLAMTFAAMYYLGIGLHKISLGALVLALGLLVDDAIIAVEMMAIKMEQGFDRIKAASFAWTSTAFPMLTGTLITAAGFLPIATAQSGTGEYTRSIFQVVTLALLASWVAAVVFVPYLGEKFLPDLAKIHAAKHGTVDGQPDPYGTPFYQRVRRLVEWCVRRRKTVIALTVLLFLGSVVLFRFVPQQFFPASGRLELMVDLKLAEGASLVNTAEQVKRLEALLKDHAGIDNYVAYVGTGSPRFYLPLDQQLPAPSFAQFVVLAKTIEDREPLRSWLISTLNEQFPTLRSRVTRLENGPPVGYPVQFRVTGEHIEVVRALARKVATKVRENPYVANVHLDWEEPSKVVYLNIDQDRARALGVTTANLSSFLQSSLTGSSVSQYREDNELIEILLRGTVHERTELSRLPSLAVPTDNGASVALSQIATLEYGFEEGVIWHRNRLPSVTVRADIYGKEQPATLVQQIFPTLDAIQAELPDGYLLEVGGTVEDSARGQKSVNAGVPLFIVVVLTLLMLQLRSFSRTAMVFLTAPLGLIGVTLFLLVFRQPFGFVAMLGTIALSGMIMRNSVILVDQIEQDIKAGLAPWQAIIEATVRRFRPIVLTALAAVLAMIPLSRSLFFGPMAVAIMGGLIVATALTLLFLPALYAAWFRVKKT from the coding sequence ATGGGTTTCAATCTTTCCGAATGGGCGTTGCGCAACCGCCAGATCGTACTGTTCCTGATGCTGTTGCTGGCAATCGTCGGAGCACTTTCCTACACCAAGCTCGGCCAGAGCGAAGACCCGCCGTTCACCTTCAAGGCCATGGTCATCCGCACGATCTGGCCCGGCGCCACGGCTGAGGAAGTGTCGCGCCAGGTCACCGAGCGTATCGAAAAGAAGCTGATGGAGACCGGCGATTACGAAAAGATCGTCTCGTTCTCCCGCCCGGGGGAATCCCAAGTGACTTTCGCGGCGCGTGATTCCATGCATTCGGCGCAGATTCCCGAGCTGTGGTATCAGTTGCGCAAGAAGATCGGCGACATTCGCCACACCTTGCCGCCGGATGTCCAGGGGCCGTTCTTCAACGATGAATTCGGCACCACCTTCGGCAATATCTACGCGCTGACCGGCGAAGGTTTCGACTATGCCGTGCTCAAGGATTACGCCGATCGCATCCAGCTCCAGCTGCAGCGGGTCAAGGATGTGGGCAAGGTCGAACTGATCGGTTTGCAGGACGAGAAGATCTGGATCGAGTTGTCGAACGTTAAGCTGGCGACCCTCGGCCTGCCCTTGGCGGCGGTCCAGCAGGCCCTTGAAGAGCAGAACACGGTTTCCACCGCCGGCTTCTTCGAAACCGGCAGCGAGCGTTTGCAGCTACGAGTCTCGGGGAATTTCCAGACCGTGGAAGAGATCCGCAACTTCCCGATCCGGGTCGGCGATCGTACGTTCCGTATCAGCGACCTGGCGGACGTGCGCCGCGGTTTCAACGACCCGCCGGCGCCCCGCATGCGCTTCATGGGCGAGGACGCCATCGGCCTGGCCGTGGCGATGAAGCAAGGCGGGGATATCCTGATTCTGGGCAAGGCCCTTGAGGTCGACTTTGCTCGCCTCCAGAACTCACTGCCGGCCGGCATGCAATTGCACAAGGTGTCGGACCAGCCGGCGGCGGTGAAAACCGGCGTCGGTGAGTTCGTCCAGGTGCTGGTGGAAGCGCTGACCATCGTGCTGCTGGTGAGCTTCTTCTCCCTCGGGCTGCGCACCGGGATGGTGGTGGCGCTGGCGATTCCGCTGGTGCTGGCGATGACCTTCGCGGCGATGTATTACCTGGGCATCGGCCTGCACAAGATATCCCTCGGCGCGCTGGTCCTGGCGCTGGGTCTGCTGGTGGACGACGCGATCATTGCGGTGGAGATGATGGCGATCAAGATGGAGCAGGGCTTCGACCGGATCAAGGCAGCCAGCTTCGCCTGGACCAGCACGGCGTTTCCGATGCTCACCGGCACCTTGATCACGGCGGCGGGGTTCCTGCCGATCGCCACCGCTCAATCGGGCACGGGGGAATACACCCGGTCGATTTTCCAGGTGGTCACCCTTGCGTTGCTGGCGTCCTGGGTCGCCGCGGTGGTGTTCGTGCCGTACCTGGGGGAAAAATTCCTCCCGGACCTGGCGAAGATTCATGCGGCCAAGCATGGCACGGTCGACGGCCAGCCAGATCCCTACGGCACGCCGTTCTACCAACGTGTGCGGCGCCTGGTGGAATGGTGCGTGCGCCGGCGCAAAACGGTCATCGCATTGACTGTGCTGTTGTTCCTGGGCTCGGTGGTGCTGTTTCGTTTTGTCCCGCAGCAGTTTTTCCCGGCGTCGGGGCGACTGGAACTGATGGTCGACCTGAAACTCGCCGAAGGCGCTTCCTTGGTCAATACCGCGGAACAGGTCAAGCGCCTGGAAGCGCTGCTCAAGGATCACGCCGGCATCGACAATTATGTTGCCTACGTCGGCACCGGATCACCGCGTTTCTATCTGCCGCTGGACCAGCAACTGCCGGCGCCAAGCTTCGCCCAATTCGTGGTGCTGGCCAAGACCATCGAAGACCGCGAGCCGTTGCGCAGTTGGCTGATCAGCACCCTGAACGAGCAGTTCCCGACGTTGCGCTCGCGGGTGACACGCCTGGAGAACGGTCCGCCGGTGGGCTACCCGGTGCAGTTCCGCGTGACGGGCGAGCACATCGAGGTAGTCCGGGCCCTGGCGCGGAAAGTGGCGACGAAGGTCCGGGAAAATCCCTACGTTGCCAATGTACATCTGGACTGGGAAGAGCCGAGCAAGGTGGTGTATCTGAATATCGACCAGGACCGCGCCCGGGCCTTGGGGGTGACCACCGCCAATCTGTCCAGCTTCCTGCAAAGTTCTCTGACCGGATCCAGTGTCAGCCAATACCGGGAAGACAACGAGCTGATCGAGATCCTGCTGCGCGGCACCGTGCATGAGCGCACCGAGCTTTCGCGGCTGCCAAGCCTGGCGGTGCCCACCGACAACGGTGCGAGCGTTGCGCTGTCGCAGATCGCGACACTGGAGTATGGCTTCGAAGAGGGCGTGATCTGGCATCGCAACCGTCTGCCGAGCGTGACCGTTCGGGCCGATATCTACGGCAAGGAACAGCCGGCGACCCTGGTCCAGCAGATCTTCCCGACCCTGGACGCGATTCAAGCGGAACTGCCGGACGGCTATTTGCTGGAAGTGGGTGGCACCGTGGAGGACTCGGCCCGTGGCCAGAAATCAGTGAACGCCGGTGTGCCGCTGTTCATCGTGGTGGTGCTGACGTTGTTGATGCTGCAATTGCGCAGCTTCTCCCGCACGGCGATGGTGTTCCTCACCGCGCCGCTGGGGTTGATTGGTGTCACGCTGTTTCTGTTGGTGTTCCGCCAGCCGTTCGGTTTCGTCGCCATGCTCGGCACCATCGCGCTGTCTGGCATGATCATGCGCAACTCGGTGATCCTGGTGGACCAGATCGAACAGGACATCAAGGCCGGGCTTGCGCCATGGCAGGCGATCATCGAAGCGACGGTGCGACGATTCCGCCCGATCGTGCTCACCGCGCTGGCGGCGGTGCTGGCGATGATTCCGCTGTCGCGCAGCCTGTTCTTCGGCCCGATGGCGGTGGCGATCATGGGGGGGCTGATTGTGGCGACAGCGTTGACGCTGCTGTTCCTGCCGGCGCTGTATGCGGCGTGGTTCAGGGTCAAGAAGACCTGA
- a CDS encoding efflux RND transporter periplasmic adaptor subunit, whose translation MFRYVLPLALPVSLAFLLSACGHDEPVAAVVRPAMVVKPEPSALAMDSYPGEVRARFEPDLAFRIGGKVSRRLVEEGQRVKANQSLAELDPEDVRLQLEASRAQVAAAEANLSLVRAERDRYKTLMERQMVSRSQYDNAENLYRSGAARLKQIKAEFDVASNQASYSVLRAPQDGVVARRSVEVGQVVSAGQTVFTLATDGEREVLISLPEQSFGRFKIGQPVSVELWSQPDQRFSGHIRELSPAADPKSRTFAARVAFTAGSVPAELGQSARVFIQNAEKVPLSVPLSALTAENGATYVWVVNANNTLKKVPVRVGAFGEKTVPVLEGLGANDWVVAAGVHVLLDGQQVRPVDRSNRVVNLAAKE comes from the coding sequence ATGTTCCGCTATGTCCTGCCCCTCGCCCTGCCAGTCAGCCTGGCTTTTTTATTGTCTGCGTGTGGCCACGATGAGCCGGTCGCCGCTGTCGTCCGCCCCGCCATGGTGGTCAAGCCAGAGCCTTCGGCCTTGGCGATGGACAGTTATCCTGGCGAAGTGCGGGCGCGGTTCGAACCGGACCTGGCGTTTCGCATTGGCGGCAAAGTGAGCCGACGGTTGGTCGAAGAGGGGCAGCGGGTCAAGGCTAATCAATCCTTGGCTGAACTCGATCCTGAAGATGTACGCCTGCAACTGGAAGCGAGCCGGGCCCAGGTCGCCGCCGCCGAGGCCAACTTGAGCCTGGTGCGCGCCGAGCGCGACCGCTACAAGACCTTGATGGAACGGCAGATGGTCAGCCGCTCCCAATACGACAACGCCGAGAATCTCTATCGCTCCGGGGCCGCGCGGCTCAAGCAGATCAAGGCTGAATTCGATGTCGCCAGCAACCAGGCGAGCTATTCCGTATTGCGCGCGCCCCAGGATGGCGTCGTGGCCCGGCGTTCGGTGGAGGTCGGTCAAGTGGTGTCGGCCGGGCAAACGGTCTTCACGCTGGCCACCGACGGTGAGCGTGAGGTGCTGATCAGCTTGCCTGAGCAGAGCTTCGGTCGCTTCAAGATCGGCCAGCCGGTTTCGGTGGAGCTGTGGAGCCAACCCGACCAGCGCTTCAGCGGGCACATCCGCGAGCTCTCGCCCGCCGCCGACCCGAAATCCCGCACCTTCGCCGCTCGCGTCGCGTTCACCGCCGGCAGCGTCCCGGCGGAACTGGGCCAGAGCGCCCGGGTGTTTATCCAGAATGCCGAAAAGGTCCCGCTGTCAGTGCCGCTGTCGGCCCTCACCGCCGAAAACGGCGCGACCTACGTCTGGGTGGTCAACGCCAACAACACCCTCAAGAAAGTCCCGGTCCGTGTCGGTGCCTTTGGCGAAAAGACCGTGCCGGTACTTGAAGGCCTGGGCGCCAACGATTGGGTGGTCGCCGCGGGCGTGCATGTGCTCCTCGATGGCCAGCAGGTGCGGCCGGTGGATCGCTCCAACCGCGTGGTCAACCTGGCGGCCAAGGAGTAA
- a CDS encoding TetR/AcrR family transcriptional regulator → MSNNPLPPSGPGRPKDLAKRQAILDAAKRLFLSLGYASTSMDAVATEAGVSKLTVYSHFNDKETLFAAAVIAKCEEQVPTLFFEWPDGVPIEHVLLNIARGFNQLINSDESVNLHRLMIALGSQDPKLSTIFYEAGPQRMLSGMERLLSKVNQSGALSIDKPRNAAEHFFCLIKGAANFRLLYGCDGPQDAESAETHVQEVVGLFVRAYRA, encoded by the coding sequence ATGTCGAACAATCCTCTCCCTCCCAGCGGCCCCGGTCGCCCAAAGGATCTGGCCAAGCGCCAAGCCATTCTCGACGCCGCGAAACGTCTGTTCCTGAGCCTGGGTTACGCCAGTACCAGCATGGATGCCGTGGCGACCGAGGCCGGCGTGTCGAAGCTGACGGTCTACAGTCACTTCAACGACAAGGAAACCCTGTTTGCCGCCGCGGTGATTGCCAAGTGCGAGGAGCAGGTACCGACGCTTTTTTTCGAATGGCCTGATGGCGTTCCCATTGAGCACGTGTTGCTGAACATCGCCCGTGGTTTCAATCAACTGATCAACAGCGACGAATCGGTCAACCTGCATCGGTTGATGATTGCCTTGGGCAGCCAGGATCCGAAACTTTCGACGATTTTCTACGAGGCCGGCCCGCAACGCATGCTCTCAGGCATGGAGCGCTTGCTGAGTAAGGTCAACCAGAGCGGCGCCTTGAGCATCGACAAACCGCGAAATGCCGCCGAGCATTTCTTCTGCCTGATCAAGGGCGCGGCGAATTTCCGGTTGCTGTACGGCTGCGATGGGCCGCAGGACGCCGAGTCGGCCGAGACTCATGTGCAGGAAGTGGTGGGGTTGTTTGTGCGAGCTTATCGGGCTTAG